The proteins below are encoded in one region of Misgurnus anguillicaudatus chromosome 24, ASM2758022v2, whole genome shotgun sequence:
- the LOC141361624 gene encoding uncharacterized protein, whose amino-acid sequence MEKEGFLRTFDDLCRNVKLTEICTDVNTQISALFNPKTGVLKDKGVLHSLDVWHGSKNLCRRLTALGQQKGCSILLEWCKDICNHFWHCCKTAENYDEFFDMWVGLLHHVTGEHSWALGSCHHGPLVEPREKEWIEPNSEAHQKLCELILNARWLKDVPKYLHFRSTADLESFHNHILMYASKRFCFTHAVYSARVFLAALDYNHHINRAP is encoded by the exons ATGGAGAAGGAGGGGTTTCTCCGAACATTTGATGACCTCTGTCGAAATGTCAAGCTGACTGAGATATGCACAGATGTCAACACACAGATTTCAGCTCTTTTCA ATCCAAAGACAGGTGTGTTAAAAGATAAGGGTGTTCTCCATTCTCTCGATGTCTGGCATGGTTCAAAAAATCTTTGCAGAAGGCTGACAGCG CTAGGCCAACAGAAGGGGTGCTCTATTCTTCTGGAATGGTGTAAAGACATCTGCAACCATTTTTGGCACTGTTGCAAGACTGCTGAGAACTATGATGAATTCTTT GACATGTGGGTCGGCCTACTCCACCATGTAACCGGGGAGCATTCTTGGGCTCTGGGTAGCTGCCATCATGGTCCCCTTGTGGAGCCAAGGGAAAAAGAATGGATAGAGCCTAACTCAGAAGCCCATCAGAAACTCTGTGAACTAATTCTTAATGCACGATGGCTTAAGGATGTTCCTAAGTATTTACATTTCAG ATCAACTGCAGACCTTGAGTCGTT CCATAATCACATATTAATGTACGCCAGCAAACGTTTCTGCTTCACACATGCAGTGTACAGTGCACGAGTCTTCCTTGCCGCTCTTGACTACAATCACCACATCAACAGAGCACCATAA